One window of the Allorhizobium ampelinum S4 genome contains the following:
- the kduD gene encoding 2-dehydro-3-deoxy-D-gluconate 5-dehydrogenase KduD, producing the protein MSDLFSLSGKTALVTGANTGIGQAIALSLAGAGASVICAGRSPVTETVEQITNAGGKASGLTLDLSDPMAGSGIFEDLGPVDILVNNAGIIRRADAVDFTEADWDAVMDVNLKAVFFLCQAFAKALFARDAGGKIVNIASMLSFQGGIRVPSYTASKSGVAGLTKLLANEWAAKDINVNAIAPGYIETNNTEALRNDAARNKAILERIPAGRWGKAEDIGGAAVFLSSRAAKYIHGAILNVDGGWLAR; encoded by the coding sequence GTGAGCGATCTGTTCTCTCTTTCGGGCAAGACAGCGCTGGTGACAGGCGCAAATACCGGCATCGGCCAGGCCATTGCCCTGTCGCTGGCCGGGGCTGGCGCCAGCGTGATTTGCGCGGGCCGTTCGCCGGTGACGGAAACTGTCGAGCAGATTACCAATGCTGGCGGCAAGGCGTCCGGCCTTACCCTCGACCTGTCAGACCCGATGGCCGGCAGCGGCATTTTCGAGGATCTCGGCCCGGTCGATATTCTCGTCAACAATGCCGGTATCATCCGCCGCGCCGATGCGGTGGATTTCACCGAAGCCGATTGGGACGCGGTGATGGATGTCAACCTGAAGGCGGTATTCTTCCTCTGCCAGGCCTTCGCCAAAGCCTTGTTTGCCCGCGACGCAGGCGGCAAGATCGTCAATATCGCCTCGATGCTGTCCTTCCAGGGCGGTATCCGCGTGCCATCCTATACGGCGTCGAAAAGCGGTGTCGCCGGGCTGACCAAGCTGCTCGCCAACGAGTGGGCGGCAAAAGACATCAATGTCAACGCCATTGCCCCCGGCTATATCGAAACCAACAATACCGAGGCGCTGCGCAATGACGCGGCCCGCAACAAGGCGATCCTGGAGCGCATTCCGGCTGGTCGCTGGGGCAAGGCCGAAGACATTGGCGGCGCTGCGGTGTTTCTTTCCTCAAGGGCAGCCAAATATATCCATGGCGCCATTCTCAATGTCGATGGAGGCTGGCTTGCCCGCTGA
- a CDS encoding mannitol dehydrogenase family protein, protein MEAGLPADISANPQRLRRPDSIRPQTGIVHLGLGAFYRAHGAIYIEQAMEKSGGDWGIIGVSLMRPDQRDALAPQDFAYTAVELGPNGETPHVIGVINDVLVARENQRAVIDAMSDPAVKIVSLTVTEKGYCHEPSTGKLNRNHPDIQHDLAYPEAPVSALGFLVRALEKRHAAGLRPFTVLCCDNLPENGKVVRGVVLELAGLISSDLQGWIASEGAFPSTMVDRIVPATKPEDIDRLAQITGVLDLSPVMHEPFRQWVVEDHFVDGERPDLGAVGVELVKDVTPFEHMKLRCLNGTHSSLAYLGYLAGHETIAQTVADPVFARFCKMLWDTEITPGLKAPPGISLGDYTAALFDRYANPAIRHRTWQIAMDGSQKLPQRILGTLTENLAANRPITGLALAVAAWMRYVGGIDEKGDAIDVRDPLATRLKSLSDGAAEPAEKVAALLSVREIFPAPLADNPTFRNALTTAYQSLVTKGARQTIEDLSR, encoded by the coding sequence ATGGAGGCTGGCTTGCCCGCTGATATATCCGCCAATCCGCAACGGCTGCGCCGCCCCGATAGCATCAGACCGCAGACGGGCATTGTCCATCTCGGGCTTGGCGCGTTCTACCGCGCCCATGGGGCGATCTATATCGAACAGGCCATGGAGAAATCCGGCGGGGATTGGGGCATTATCGGCGTTAGCCTGATGCGGCCCGACCAGCGCGATGCGCTCGCCCCCCAGGATTTCGCCTATACCGCCGTCGAGCTTGGGCCGAATGGCGAAACACCGCATGTGATCGGCGTGATCAACGATGTGCTGGTGGCACGGGAAAACCAGAGAGCCGTGATCGACGCGATGAGCGATCCGGCTGTCAAGATCGTCAGCCTGACGGTAACGGAAAAAGGCTATTGCCACGAACCCTCCACCGGCAAACTGAACCGCAACCATCCCGACATCCAGCATGATCTGGCCTATCCAGAAGCCCCCGTCTCCGCCCTCGGCTTTCTGGTACGGGCGCTGGAAAAGCGCCATGCGGCGGGCCTGCGTCCCTTCACGGTGCTATGCTGCGACAACCTGCCGGAAAACGGCAAGGTGGTGCGGGGCGTCGTGCTGGAGCTTGCCGGACTGATCTCATCCGATCTTCAAGGCTGGATTGCCAGTGAAGGTGCTTTTCCCTCGACCATGGTGGATCGGATCGTGCCCGCCACCAAGCCGGAGGATATCGACCGGCTGGCGCAGATCACCGGCGTGCTGGATCTTTCCCCCGTCATGCATGAGCCTTTCCGGCAATGGGTTGTGGAAGACCATTTCGTTGATGGTGAAAGACCGGATCTTGGCGCGGTCGGCGTCGAGCTGGTCAAGGATGTGACGCCGTTCGAGCATATGAAGCTGCGCTGCCTGAACGGCACCCATTCCTCACTTGCCTATCTCGGCTATCTCGCCGGTCACGAAACCATTGCCCAGACGGTGGCCGATCCGGTCTTTGCCCGATTCTGCAAAATGCTGTGGGACACCGAAATCACCCCCGGCCTGAAAGCCCCACCCGGTATCAGCCTTGGCGATTATACAGCAGCCCTGTTTGACCGTTACGCCAATCCCGCCATCCGCCACCGCACCTGGCAGATTGCCATGGACGGATCACAGAAGCTGCCGCAGCGAATTCTCGGCACTCTGACGGAGAACCTCGCCGCCAACCGGCCGATCACGGGATTGGCTTTGGCCGTTGCCGCCTGGATGCGTTATGTTGGCGGTATCGATGAAAAGGGCGACGCCATCGACGTCCGCGACCCGCTGGCCACACGATTGAAAAGCCTGAGCGATGGTGCTGCCGAGCCTGCCGAGAAGGTCGCGGCGCTGTTGTCGGTGCGCGAGATTTTCCCTGCACCGCTGGCCGACAACCCAACTTTCCGCAACGCGCTGACGACAGCTTATCAAAGCCTTGTGACCAAGGGCGCGCGACAGACGATAGAGGATTTGAGCCGATGA
- the uxuA gene encoding mannonate dehydratase: MKESWRWYGPFDRITLTEVAQTGASGIVNALHEIPYGEVWGSDAIAARRDEIADSGLGLTWNVVESLPIHEDIKRGEGDLERLFSNYRQSMKNLADAGIHTICYNFMPLLDWTRTQLDAPVARGGTALRFSEPHMAAFEIHMLERDGAENDYSPEVREAAKAWFDASSEGLRQNLLNSIMSGLPGAFDRYDISGLREALKRYHGISRDEIRANYARFLAEVIPTAEELGMRFCVHPDDPPRDILGLPRIVSCEDDIAWIMEQQPALANGLTLCAGSLGANPKNDVPAIAARFAERIHFAHLRNVAKEKDGSFQEAAHLDGDTDMVTLIAVLIAEERRRKADGRADFEIPFRPDHGHELLDDVSRGTHPGYPLVGRLRGLAELRGVIRALSHGHVHYG, encoded by the coding sequence ATGAAAGAGAGCTGGCGCTGGTACGGACCCTTTGATCGCATTACCCTGACCGAGGTCGCCCAGACCGGGGCCTCCGGCATCGTCAACGCGCTGCATGAAATACCCTATGGCGAGGTCTGGGGCAGCGATGCCATTGCGGCAAGGCGCGACGAGATCGCCGATAGCGGCTTAGGCCTCACCTGGAATGTGGTGGAAAGCCTGCCGATCCATGAGGATATCAAGCGCGGCGAAGGCGATCTTGAGCGGCTGTTTTCCAATTACCGCCAATCGATGAAGAACCTGGCCGATGCCGGTATCCACACGATCTGCTATAATTTCATGCCATTGCTCGACTGGACCCGCACTCAGCTGGATGCGCCGGTTGCGCGCGGCGGCACCGCCTTGCGGTTTTCCGAACCGCATATGGCCGCCTTCGAGATCCATATGCTGGAACGTGACGGTGCTGAAAATGACTATTCGCCAGAGGTGCGCGAGGCCGCCAAGGCTTGGTTCGACGCCTCCAGCGAAGGCCTGCGCCAAAACCTGTTGAACAGCATCATGTCCGGCCTGCCCGGTGCCTTCGACCGCTACGACATAAGCGGGTTGCGTGAGGCGCTGAAGCGCTATCACGGCATCAGCCGCGATGAGATCCGCGCCAACTATGCACGCTTCCTGGCCGAAGTCATCCCGACGGCGGAAGAGCTTGGCATGCGGTTTTGCGTACACCCCGACGATCCGCCGCGCGATATTCTCGGCCTGCCGCGCATCGTCTCCTGCGAAGACGACATTGCCTGGATCATGGAACAGCAACCGGCCCTTGCCAACGGCTTGACGCTGTGCGCGGGCTCGCTGGGTGCCAATCCGAAAAACGATGTGCCTGCCATTGCCGCACGCTTTGCCGAGCGCATCCATTTCGCCCATCTGCGCAATGTGGCCAAGGAGAAGGACGGTTCCTTCCAGGAGGCCGCGCATCTGGATGGCGATACCGACATGGTGACGCTGATTGCCGTGCTGATTGCCGAAGAACGCCGCCGCAAGGCAGACGGTCGCGCCGATTTCGAAATTCCCTTCCGCCCCGATCACGGCCACGAATTGCTTGACGATGTCAGCCGTGGCACCCATCCCGGCTATCCGCTGGTCGGGCGTCTGCGCGGTCTGGCGGAACTGCGCGGGGTCATTCGCGCCCTCTCTCACGGACATGTGCATTATGGCTGA
- a CDS encoding NAD(P)(+) transhydrogenase (Re/Si-specific) subunit beta gives MAIGIVSAAYIAAAVLFILSLGGLSGQESAKRAVWYGIVGMGLAVIATIFGPGIGHWFIIVLMIAGGSVLGYYVANRVQMTEMPQLVAALHSFVGLAAVFIGYNTHLEEAHVARLDETARAALTGFAAILAHKLPVELSIMKVEVFLGVFIGAVTFTGSVIAFGKLAGKIDGKAKQLPGGHMLNAGAAALSFLLLIAYFYGAGAWALVLMTLLAFFIGYHMIMGIGGADMPVVVSMLNSYSGWAAAAIGFTLGNDLLIVTGALVGSSGAILSYIMCKAMNRSFISVILGGFGSTTGPAMEIEGEQVAIDAEGVANALNEAESVIIVPGYGMAVAQAQQAVSELTRKLRDAGKNVRFAIHPVAGRLPGHMNVLLAEAKVPYDIVMEMDEINDDFPSTDVVIVIGSNDIVNPAAEEDPNSPIAGMPVLQVWKAKQVFVSKRGQGTGYSGIENPLFYKENTRMFYGDAKKSITELLPMIK, from the coding sequence ATGGCTATTGGTATTGTTTCTGCGGCCTATATTGCAGCCGCTGTGTTGTTTATCCTGTCGCTGGGTGGCCTGTCGGGCCAGGAAAGCGCCAAACGGGCCGTGTGGTACGGCATTGTCGGCATGGGCCTTGCGGTCATCGCCACGATTTTCGGCCCCGGCATTGGCCATTGGTTCATCATTGTACTGATGATCGCTGGTGGGTCTGTGCTTGGCTATTACGTGGCAAACCGCGTGCAGATGACGGAAATGCCACAGCTTGTGGCGGCATTGCATAGCTTTGTCGGTTTGGCCGCCGTGTTTATCGGCTATAACACCCATCTGGAAGAAGCCCATGTTGCCCGGTTGGACGAGACGGCGCGGGCCGCACTCACCGGCTTTGCCGCTATTCTCGCCCATAAACTGCCTGTCGAACTGTCGATCATGAAGGTCGAGGTGTTTCTCGGCGTCTTTATCGGTGCCGTCACCTTCACTGGCTCGGTCATTGCTTTCGGCAAGCTGGCAGGCAAGATCGATGGCAAGGCCAAGCAGTTGCCCGGCGGGCATATGCTCAACGCCGGTGCCGCCGCCTTGTCCTTCCTGCTGTTGATCGCCTATTTCTACGGCGCTGGTGCCTGGGCGCTGGTGCTGATGACGCTGCTGGCCTTCTTCATCGGCTATCACATGATCATGGGCATTGGCGGTGCCGATATGCCGGTGGTGGTCTCGATGCTCAACAGCTATTCCGGCTGGGCAGCAGCGGCCATCGGCTTTACGCTCGGCAATGACCTGCTGATCGTGACCGGCGCGCTGGTTGGCTCGTCAGGCGCGATCCTGTCTTACATCATGTGCAAAGCGATGAACCGGTCCTTCATCTCGGTCATCCTCGGCGGCTTTGGCAGCACCACTGGCCCGGCGATGGAAATCGAGGGCGAACAGGTGGCTATCGATGCGGAAGGCGTGGCCAATGCGCTGAACGAGGCTGAAAGCGTGATCATCGTGCCGGGCTACGGCATGGCGGTGGCTCAAGCCCAGCAGGCGGTATCGGAACTCACCCGCAAACTGCGTGACGCTGGCAAAAACGTGCGCTTTGCCATTCATCCGGTGGCAGGCCGTTTGCCCGGCCATATGAACGTGCTGCTGGCCGAAGCCAAGGTGCCTTACGACATCGTCATGGAAATGGACGAAATCAACGACGATTTTCCAAGCACCGACGTCGTCATCGTCATCGGCTCCAACGACATCGTCAACCCAGCAGCCGAAGAAGACCCCAACAGCCCGATTGCCGGCATGCCTGTCTTGCAGGTGTGGAAGGCCAAGCAGGTGTTCGTCTCCAAACGCGGCCAAGGCACCGGCTATTCCGGCATCGAGAACCCGCTATTTTATAAGGAAAATACGCGGATGTTCTATGGCGACGCGAAGAAGTCGATCACTGAATTGTTGCCGATGATTAAGTAA
- a CDS encoding Re/Si-specific NAD(P)(+) transhydrogenase subunit alpha, with amino-acid sequence MTIGSPKELYAGEARVAMTPDSAQQLQKLGYACLIETGAGKAAGFSDDAYRKAGVTVADSADALYAQADVIAKVRPPESSEVEKLAPGKTLISFFYPAQNTALLEEAKAKGANVIAMDMVPRISRAQKMDALSSMANIAGYRAVIEAGNNFGRFFTGQVTAAGKVPPAKVLIIGAGVAGLAAIGTATSLGAIVYAFDVRPEVAEQIESMGAQFVYLEFEASQDGAATGGYAAPSSPEFREKQLAKFRELAPDIDIVITTALIPGRDAPKLWLADMVASMKPGSVIIDLAAERGGNCDLTVADQRVVSDNGVIVIGYTDFPSRMAAQSSTLYSTNIRHMMTDLTPAKDGKLVHNMEDDVIRGATVTFEGAITYPPPPPKVQAIAAAKPKEKVKELTHDEKRAKEAAEFKAQTANQIKLLAIGTAVMLLVGAFAPVSFMSHFIVFVLACFVGFQVIWGVSHSLHTPLMALTNAISGIVILGALLQIGSGNWLVVTLAALSVLIATINIVGGFLVTRRMLAMFQKS; translated from the coding sequence TTGACAATAGGCTCACCAAAAGAATTATATGCTGGCGAAGCGCGCGTTGCGATGACGCCCGACAGCGCACAACAATTGCAGAAACTTGGCTATGCCTGCCTGATCGAGACGGGTGCTGGCAAGGCGGCGGGTTTTTCCGACGATGCCTACCGCAAAGCGGGCGTCACGGTCGCCGATAGCGCAGACGCGCTTTACGCGCAGGCGGATGTGATTGCCAAGGTGCGTCCGCCGGAATCCTCTGAGGTGGAAAAGCTCGCGCCAGGCAAAACCCTGATCTCCTTCTTTTATCCCGCGCAAAATACGGCGCTGCTGGAAGAAGCCAAGGCCAAGGGCGCCAACGTTATCGCCATGGATATGGTGCCACGCATATCGCGCGCTCAGAAAATGGACGCGCTGTCTTCCATGGCCAATATTGCCGGTTATCGCGCCGTGATCGAGGCGGGCAATAATTTTGGCCGGTTCTTCACCGGCCAGGTGACGGCAGCGGGTAAGGTTCCGCCAGCCAAGGTGCTGATCATCGGTGCCGGTGTCGCCGGTCTTGCTGCCATCGGTACGGCAACCTCGCTCGGTGCCATCGTCTATGCGTTCGACGTTCGCCCTGAAGTGGCCGAGCAGATTGAAAGCATGGGCGCGCAATTCGTCTATCTCGAATTCGAAGCCAGCCAGGATGGGGCCGCGACCGGTGGTTATGCCGCGCCGTCTTCGCCGGAATTCCGCGAAAAGCAATTGGCGAAGTTCCGCGAACTGGCTCCCGATATCGATATCGTCATCACCACGGCGCTGATCCCCGGTCGGGATGCACCAAAGCTGTGGCTGGCCGATATGGTGGCCTCCATGAAGCCCGGCTCTGTCATTATCGATCTGGCGGCTGAACGCGGCGGCAATTGCGATCTGACCGTGGCCGACCAGCGGGTGGTGTCCGACAATGGCGTTATTGTCATTGGCTATACCGATTTCCCCAGCCGGATGGCGGCGCAATCCTCGACGCTTTATTCCACCAACATCCGCCATATGATGACGGATCTGACACCGGCCAAGGATGGCAAGCTCGTCCATAACATGGAAGACGACGTTATCAGGGGCGCGACCGTGACCTTTGAAGGCGCGATCACCTATCCGCCACCGCCGCCCAAGGTGCAGGCGATTGCCGCTGCCAAGCCGAAGGAGAAGGTCAAGGAACTGACCCATGATGAAAAGCGGGCCAAGGAAGCTGCCGAGTTCAAGGCGCAGACCGCCAATCAGATCAAGCTGCTGGCGATTGGCACGGCGGTGATGCTGTTGGTGGGTGCTTTCGCTCCGGTCAGCTTCATGAGCCATTTCATTGTGTTCGTTCTGGCCTGCTTCGTTGGTTTCCAGGTGATCTGGGGTGTCAGCCATTCGCTGCACACGCCGCTGATGGCCCTGACCAATGCGATTTCCGGCATCGTCATTCTGGGCGCATTGCTCCAGATCGGCTCCGGCAATTGGCTGGTGGTGACACTGGCTGCACTGTCCGTGCTGATTGCGACGATCAATATCGTCGGCGGCTTCCTTGTGACACGGCGTATGCTCGCCATGTTCCAGAAGTCCTGA
- a CDS encoding UxaA family hydrolase: MAEGTGIVLLHADDTVAILTNPAPAGAQPLGFGVSLDHPVARGHKIARQDMAEGGNIIKFGQVIGYASRPIRAGEHVHTDNCSFGAHDQHYEVGADYQKALAAIPIVKPETFMGYRRANGQAGTRNFIAICATVNCSATVIRRAADDINRSGILADYPNIDGIAAFAHGTGCGMDAGGEGADILQRVLWGYATHPNVGAAVFVGLGCEVMQLARMKMLYGGNDESRFFGLTIQESGGTAATIAHLIDHIKSILPVVNAIKRQPIPASELKLALQCGGSDGFSGITANPALGIASDLLVGLGGTVVLSETPEIYGAEQLLLRRAASSEIGEKLIARIRWWEDYTKMNRGSMDNNPSPGNKLGGLTTILEKSLGASAKAGSTPLTDVLNYAERIETPGFVFMDTPGYDPVSATGQIAGGAQMLVFTTGRGSAFGSKPTPTIKLATNSKLFEDMPDDMDLNCGDIISAGISVEQKGREILDLVLASASGQKTKSEILGLGDNEFVPWQVGAVM; this comes from the coding sequence ATGGCTGAAGGGACAGGGATAGTGTTGCTGCACGCGGACGACACCGTCGCCATCCTGACCAATCCCGCCCCGGCAGGCGCGCAGCCGCTTGGGTTTGGCGTGAGCCTTGATCATCCGGTGGCGCGTGGCCACAAGATTGCCCGACAGGATATGGCGGAGGGAGGCAATATCATCAAGTTCGGACAGGTGATTGGCTATGCCAGCCGCCCGATCCGGGCGGGTGAGCATGTGCATACCGACAACTGTTCCTTCGGCGCTCACGACCAGCACTATGAGGTCGGCGCCGATTACCAGAAGGCGCTGGCCGCCATTCCCATTGTTAAGCCTGAGACATTCATGGGCTATCGCCGGGCGAATGGACAAGCGGGAACGCGCAATTTCATCGCCATCTGCGCCACCGTCAACTGTTCCGCCACGGTCATCCGGCGTGCTGCCGATGACATCAACCGCTCCGGTATTTTGGCTGACTACCCCAATATCGACGGGATCGCCGCCTTTGCGCATGGCACCGGCTGCGGCATGGATGCAGGCGGCGAAGGAGCCGATATTCTGCAACGGGTGCTATGGGGCTACGCCACCCATCCCAATGTCGGCGCTGCGGTTTTTGTCGGTCTGGGTTGCGAGGTCATGCAACTCGCCCGGATGAAAATGCTTTATGGTGGCAATGACGAAAGCCGGTTCTTCGGCCTGACAATCCAGGAGAGTGGCGGCACCGCTGCGACCATCGCGCATCTGATCGACCACATCAAATCCATCCTGCCGGTGGTCAACGCCATCAAGCGCCAGCCGATCCCGGCCTCGGAGCTAAAACTGGCGCTGCAATGCGGCGGCTCGGATGGGTTTTCCGGCATCACCGCCAATCCGGCGCTCGGCATCGCCTCCGATCTGCTTGTCGGCCTGGGCGGCACGGTGGTTCTTTCGGAAACCCCTGAGATCTACGGTGCCGAACAATTACTGCTGCGCCGCGCCGCATCAAGCGAAATCGGCGAGAAGCTGATTGCCCGCATTCGCTGGTGGGAAGACTATACAAAAATGAACCGTGGCTCGATGGACAACAACCCCAGCCCCGGCAACAAACTGGGCGGGCTGACCACCATTCTGGAAAAATCGCTGGGCGCTTCCGCCAAAGCCGGCAGCACGCCGCTGACCGACGTGCTGAACTACGCAGAACGGATCGAAACCCCCGGCTTCGTCTTCATGGACACCCCAGGCTACGACCCGGTCTCTGCCACCGGCCAGATCGCTGGCGGCGCGCAAATGCTGGTGTTCACCACCGGCCGAGGCTCCGCCTTCGGCTCCAAGCCCACCCCCACCATCAAGCTCGCCACCAACAGCAAATTGTTCGAGGACATGCCCGACGACATGGACCTCAACTGCGGCGACATCATCAGCGCCGGGATTTCGGTGGAACAGAAAGGGCGAGAGATTCTCGATCTCGTGCTCGCTTCAGCTTCGGGGCAGAAGACCAAGTCGGAGATTTTGGGCTTGGGGGATAATGAATTTGTGCCTTGGCAGGTTGGTGCGGTGATGTGA
- a CDS encoding LysR family transcriptional regulator, translated as MNNTPANRLQPKHFTLIKAIGDLGQLSLAAGQVSMTQPAASRMLAEIERIVGAAVFLRTPKGMEATEVGAALVRRSEILLQEMREAMREVDAIKRGASGTVSVGAVTGGALGYIVPAISTLKAEARTADIYVDVAPSGTLISNLVSGQFDFVLGRIPVGVDARQFHIRHARTEEVDLIVHQSHPLANSTDLRMTDLLHFPWVMQGPGAPVRQAVENAFIDAGTTLPVDVVNTTSLLVMIAMIAASNAITPLSREVSDLLCRQTTGAGLCRLKIRRPIIVLPYHLISMKNRHMSTLAARLQDLVLQEFITR; from the coding sequence ATGAATAATACACCGGCAAACCGGCTCCAGCCGAAGCATTTCACCTTGATCAAGGCGATTGGCGATCTTGGACAGTTGAGCCTTGCCGCAGGCCAGGTCTCGATGACCCAGCCTGCGGCATCGCGCATGCTGGCCGAAATTGAGCGGATCGTCGGCGCGGCGGTGTTTCTGCGCACGCCCAAGGGTATGGAGGCGACAGAAGTGGGGGCGGCGCTGGTGCGACGCTCGGAAATCCTGCTTCAGGAAATGCGCGAGGCGATGCGCGAGGTGGATGCGATCAAGCGTGGCGCATCCGGCACGGTCAGCGTCGGGGCGGTGACGGGTGGTGCGCTCGGCTATATCGTGCCGGCCATCAGCACCCTGAAGGCGGAGGCACGGACCGCCGATATTTACGTCGATGTGGCACCAAGCGGCACGCTGATCTCCAATCTTGTTTCGGGACAGTTCGATTTTGTGCTGGGGCGGATCCCTGTTGGTGTCGATGCCCGTCAATTCCATATTCGTCATGCCCGCACCGAGGAAGTGGACCTGATCGTCCACCAGAGCCATCCCCTGGCCAATTCGACGGATCTGCGCATGACCGACCTGCTGCATTTTCCTTGGGTGATGCAGGGGCCGGGCGCGCCGGTGCGCCAGGCCGTTGAAAACGCCTTCATCGATGCGGGAACAACGCTGCCGGTGGATGTCGTCAACACCACGTCGCTGCTGGTGATGATTGCGATGATTGCCGCGTCCAATGCGATCACGCCACTGTCGCGGGAGGTTTCCGACCTGCTCTGTCGCCAGACAACCGGGGCTGGGCTGTGCCGCCTGAAGATCCGCAGACCGATTATCGTCTTGCCCTACCATTTGATCAGTATGAAAAACCGCCATATGTCAACGCTCGCCGCCCGCCTTCAGGATCTCGTCCTTCAGGAATTCATCACGCGCTGA